In Athalia rosae chromosome 6, iyAthRosa1.1, whole genome shotgun sequence, one DNA window encodes the following:
- the LOC105683211 gene encoding two pore potassium channel protein sup-9, with translation MKKQNVRTLSLIVCTFTYLLIGAAVFDALESETEKRRWEALDAIEKMVIRKYNISEDDFKVMETVVLKTEPHKAGQQWKFAGAFYYATTVLTTIGYGHSTPNTIGGKLFTMCYAIVGIPLGLVMFQSIGERLNKFSSVVIQSVKRLLNCKDIQASEMNLICVVTTLSSLTIAGGAAAFSRYEGWSYFDSVYYCFITLTTIGFGDMVALQKDNALDNKPEYVMFALIFILFGLAIVAASLNLLVLRFVTMNTEDERRDEAEALQAAQGAVRLEGDVITANGSILSGQIGNQGDTISLDDNASVCSCRCSGFYKKRRRQRFTVRRSPGKISHLLPMQQLPALNVRSDRCPPPLTPLLQLPPIYQHRASI, from the exons ATGAAGAAGCAAAACGTCCGGACCCTATCGTTGATCGTCTGCACGTTCACCTACCTCCTCATTGGCGCCGCTGTCTTCGACGCCCTCGAATCcgaaacggaaaaacgacGCTGGGAAGCTTTGGATG CTATTGAGAAAATGGTGATACGGAAGTACAACATAAGCGAGGACGACTTCAAGGTGATGGAGACGGTTGTGCTGAAGACGGAGCCTCACAAGGCGGGTCAGCAGTGGAAATTTGCCGGGGCATTTTACTACGCTACTACGGTGCTCACTACGATTG GATACGGACACTCAACGCCGAACACTATAGGTGGTAAATTGTTTACGATGTGCTACGCCATCGTAGGAATTCCATTAGGCCTTGTCATGTTCCAAAGTATAGGCGAACGACTTAACAAGTTCTCGTCAGTTGTTATACAGAGCGTGAAACGTCTTCTAAATTGCAAGGACATACAA GCATCGGAAATGAATCTTATATGCGTTGTCACGACCCTCTCAAGTCTAACGATTGCCGGGGGAGCCGCCGCGTTCTCCAGATACGAGGGTTGGTCCTACTTCGATTCCGTTTACTACTGCTTCATCACCCTGACGACCATCGGGTTCGGCGACATGGTCGCCCTGCAGAAGGACAACGCCTTGGATAATAAACCCGAATACGTTATGTTCGCGTTGATCTTCATTCTGTTTGGATTGGCGATTGTTGCCGCTTCGCTTAATCTTCTCGTCCTGAGATTCGTCACGATGAACACGGAGGACGAACGGAGAGACGAGGCGGAAGCCTTGCAG GCCGCTCAGGGCGCCGTGCGTCTGGAGGGTGACGTGATAACGGCGAACGGTTCGATCCTTTCGGGACAAATAGGGAACCAAGGAGACACAATTTCACTGGACGACAACGCATCAGTTTGTAGTTGCCGCTGCAGtggtttttataaaaaaagacgaagacaACGATTCACGGTACGTCGTTCACCGGGGAAAATATCCCATTTATTACCGATGCAGCAATTGCCCGCGCTTAACGTGAGGTCGGATCGTTGTCCACCGCCCCTGACACCGCTGCTGCAACTGCCGCCAATCTATCAGCACAGAGCCAGCATCTGA